One genomic window of Nakamurella panacisegetis includes the following:
- a CDS encoding TetR family transcriptional regulator → MRYHRADVVRRALAVLDQHGLADLSMRRLGAELGVAPSALYWHFPNKQSLLAAVADQILEQADLPDSTGKPWRDAVLAETRALRGAMLGHRDGAELIATIHAFELGTISPAQRLTVIMAHATDDPSLARVAANTLVHFVFGAVVDEQTQHQASSVGVLKSEPEDRSAEFELGLSLILDGFGARRHGSGA, encoded by the coding sequence GTGCGGTACCACCGGGCCGACGTAGTGCGAAGGGCCCTCGCCGTGCTCGATCAGCACGGACTGGCCGATCTGTCGATGAGACGGCTGGGCGCCGAACTGGGTGTCGCACCGAGTGCGCTCTACTGGCACTTCCCGAACAAGCAGTCGCTACTGGCGGCCGTGGCAGACCAGATCCTCGAGCAGGCGGACCTGCCGGACAGCACCGGGAAGCCCTGGCGCGACGCCGTTCTCGCGGAGACGCGGGCACTTCGGGGAGCGATGCTGGGCCACCGCGACGGCGCCGAACTCATCGCCACGATCCATGCCTTCGAGTTGGGCACCATCTCGCCCGCCCAGCGGTTGACGGTGATCATGGCGCACGCCACCGACGATCCGTCGTTGGCTCGGGTCGCGGCGAACACCCTGGTGCACTTCGTGTTCGGTGCCGTGGTGGACGAGCAGACGCAGCATCAGGCCAGCAGCGTAGGTGTCCTCAAGTCCGAGCCGGAGGACCGGTCGGCCGAGTTCGAGCTGGGCCTGTCCCTGATCCTGGACGGGTTCGGTGCGCGCCGGCACGGCTCCGGAGCCTGA
- a CDS encoding biotin transporter BioY — translation MAEARTATEPHSRSATTDLALVAVFAALIAGCALMPAINVSALVPITLQTFGVLLTGAVLGARRGFLAVLLYLAVGAAGLPVFSGGRSGLSVFSGPTVGYLVAFPLAAALCGLIVERLPRRSAARSVPLVFLAGLVGSAVFIHTFGVLGLMWRAHLSFGAAFDVDRVFWVGDILKNVLMALVATAVHRAFPDLLRKRR, via the coding sequence ATGGCCGAAGCCCGTACCGCCACCGAGCCCCATTCCCGGTCCGCCACGACCGATCTCGCCCTGGTCGCGGTCTTCGCCGCACTGATCGCCGGCTGCGCGCTCATGCCGGCGATCAACGTGAGTGCTCTGGTGCCGATCACCTTGCAGACGTTCGGTGTATTGCTCACCGGCGCGGTGCTCGGCGCCCGGAGAGGGTTCCTGGCCGTGCTGCTGTACCTGGCCGTCGGCGCGGCCGGGCTCCCGGTGTTCTCCGGCGGCCGATCCGGGCTCAGCGTGTTCAGCGGCCCCACCGTCGGCTACCTGGTCGCCTTTCCGCTGGCCGCGGCGTTGTGCGGCCTCATCGTCGAACGGTTGCCGCGTCGTTCCGCCGCGCGCAGCGTACCGCTGGTGTTCCTGGCCGGCCTGGTCGGCAGCGCGGTCTTCATCCACACCTTCGGTGTGCTCGGCCTGATGTGGCGGGCGCACCTCTCGTTCGGGGCCGCTTTCGACGTCGACCGGGTCTTCTGGGTCGGCGACATCCTGAAGAACGTGCTGATGGCCCTGGTCGCGACGGCCGTGCACCGCGCATTTCCCGACCTGCTGCGAAAGCGCCGTTGA
- a CDS encoding energy-coupling factor ABC transporter ATP-binding protein translates to MPRIEFVDVEVTVPIEDGDLEILRRTSLVLSEHRIGVIGANGSGKSTLARLINSLVEPTRGTVAVDGLSTSRDAAAVRRRVGFVFTDPAAQLVMPTVVEDVQLSLRRSHSRRSERQRAALAVLDRYGLAALAHRSVHTLSGGQRQLLAMAGVLATDPAILVADEPTTLLDLGNTRMIGDLLFSLPQQLILLTHDLDLARRCDRVLVVADGRVVFDGDAGPAVESYIRSVEGIPVQDPA, encoded by the coding sequence ATGCCGCGCATCGAGTTCGTCGACGTCGAGGTGACCGTCCCGATCGAGGACGGTGACCTCGAGATCCTGCGACGGACATCCTTGGTGCTCAGCGAGCACCGGATCGGCGTGATCGGGGCGAACGGATCGGGCAAGTCCACCCTGGCTCGCCTGATCAACTCCCTGGTGGAACCGACTCGTGGCACGGTCGCGGTGGACGGGCTCAGCACCTCCCGGGATGCCGCCGCCGTCCGGCGCCGAGTCGGCTTCGTCTTCACCGACCCGGCGGCGCAGTTGGTGATGCCGACCGTGGTCGAGGACGTGCAACTGTCCCTGCGGCGCAGTCACAGTCGCCGCTCGGAACGGCAACGCGCCGCTCTGGCCGTGCTCGACCGGTACGGCTTGGCCGCCCTGGCCCATCGCAGTGTCCACACCCTCTCCGGTGGGCAACGCCAATTGCTGGCCATGGCCGGGGTGCTGGCCACCGACCCAGCGATCCTGGTGGCCGACGAACCCACCACGTTGCTCGATCTGGGCAACACCCGCATGATCGGCGATCTGCTGTTCTCGTTGCCCCAGCAACTGATCCTGCTGACCCACGACCTCGATCTGGCCCGCCGGTGTGATCGGGTGCTCGTGGTGGCCGACGGCCGGGTGGTGTTCGACGGGGACGCCGGGCCGGCGGTGGAGTCCTACATCCGGTCGGTGGAGGGCATCCCGGTGCAGGACCCGGCGTGA
- a CDS encoding CbiQ family ECF transporter T component: protein MSGALLGLYRPGSTPLHRWAAGPKLAGLLGVGVATVLLTGPVAATGGFLAMLAVAASARIGVGRALRSLLPVLVAAALLAAYHLWQDDWRNAVELSLDLLTLALAATVLTATTPLDGMLDAIAGGLRPLRRFGVDPERIGLAFALMIRSVPEILLIASQTRAAAIARGVQRDPRALLTPTVIRVVARARQTGDALIARGIGDD, encoded by the coding sequence GTGAGCGGCGCGCTGCTCGGGCTCTACCGGCCGGGAAGCACGCCGCTGCACCGCTGGGCGGCGGGGCCGAAGCTGGCCGGTCTGCTCGGGGTCGGGGTGGCCACCGTGCTGTTGACCGGTCCGGTCGCCGCAACGGGCGGATTCCTCGCGATGCTCGCCGTTGCCGCCTCCGCGCGGATCGGGGTCGGTCGGGCCCTCCGGTCCTTGTTGCCGGTCCTGGTGGCCGCGGCGCTGTTGGCCGCCTATCACCTGTGGCAGGACGACTGGCGGAACGCGGTCGAGCTGAGCCTGGACCTGCTCACTCTGGCGCTGGCCGCGACGGTGTTGACCGCGACCACGCCGCTCGACGGGATGCTGGACGCCATCGCCGGCGGACTGCGCCCGTTGCGCCGATTCGGCGTCGACCCGGAGCGGATCGGCCTGGCCTTCGCCCTGATGATCCGCAGCGTGCCGGAGATCCTGTTGATCGCGAGCCAGACCCGCGCCGCGGCCATCGCCCGTGGCGTGCAGCGGGATCCGCGGGCCCTGTTGACGCCCACGGTCATCCGGGTGGTGGCCCGGGCGCGGCAGACCGGTGACGCGCTGATCGCCCGGGGCATCGGGGACGACTGA
- a CDS encoding GNAT family N-acetyltransferase yields the protein MDDLLARQDPSIGDPILDNAVWAALTGPQARFAERRGLASRYDPDVSVFVALADPANPQAWADAAQLIGPGESFALAGSAATVPAGWTWMSVGGGVQLVDVALEKGPDPETSFLGPEDVPEMLALVARNRPGPFRPRTIELGTYLGIRRGGELIAMAGERLHPPGWTEISAVCTDPAYRGQGLGTRLVRAVAHGIAERGDRPFMHAAASNTNAIRLYESIGFRLRRVTDFLSVTVPEA from the coding sequence CTGGACGATCTCCTGGCCCGACAAGACCCGAGTATCGGCGATCCGATACTGGACAACGCGGTCTGGGCCGCTCTCACCGGACCGCAGGCCCGCTTCGCGGAGCGCCGGGGCCTGGCCAGCCGGTATGACCCCGACGTGTCGGTGTTCGTTGCTCTGGCCGACCCGGCGAACCCGCAGGCCTGGGCCGATGCGGCGCAACTGATCGGGCCGGGCGAGAGCTTCGCGCTGGCCGGGTCCGCGGCCACCGTCCCGGCCGGATGGACCTGGATGTCGGTCGGCGGCGGCGTCCAACTGGTGGACGTGGCGCTGGAGAAGGGACCTGATCCCGAGACATCGTTCCTGGGGCCCGAGGACGTTCCGGAGATGCTCGCCCTGGTGGCGCGCAACCGTCCCGGCCCGTTCCGGCCACGCACCATCGAACTGGGCACCTACCTGGGGATCCGCCGCGGCGGGGAGTTGATCGCGATGGCCGGTGAGCGGTTGCACCCGCCGGGTTGGACCGAGATCAGCGCCGTGTGCACGGATCCGGCCTACCGCGGGCAGGGGCTCGGCACACGACTCGTCCGGGCCGTGGCCCACGGCATCGCCGAACGCGGTGACCGCCCGTTCATGCATGCCGCGGCGAGCAACACCAACGCGATCCGCCTGTACGAGTCGATCGGATTTCGGCTTCGCCGGGTGACCGATTTCCTGTCCGTGACGGTGCCGGAAGCCTGA
- a CDS encoding NtaA/DmoA family FMN-dependent monooxygenase (This protein belongs to a clade of FMN-dependent monooxygenases, within a broader family of flavin-dependent oxidoreductases, the luciferase-like monooxygenase (LMM) family, some of whose members use coenzyme F420 rather than FMN.) has product MTKPRKQIHLAAHFPGVNNTTVWSDPRSGSHIEFESFRRFAQIAERARFDFIFLAEGLRLREQNGKIYDLDVVGRPDTFGILTALAAVTDHIGLTGTINSTFNEPYDVARQFASLDHLSNGRAAWNVVTSWDAFTGENFRRGGFLAQEQRYERAQRFLNATVELFDSWVGDEILADKVSGQFLTHGHPGGFSVRDNHFDIHGNFNVPRSPQGRPVIFQAGDSDAGREFAAESADAIFTRHGTLGAGQAFYADIKGRLAKFNRRHEELLVLPAATFILGDTDAEAQEYAAQVRRQQVSGQTAIKFAEQLWNRDLSAYDPDGPLPEVDPLVGENTIAKGRASVRMNADPIAVAHEWRELAVAKALSLRDVVVEKTARQNFIGTPATVAAAIDQYVQADASDGFILVPHITPDGLSEFADKVVPILQERGVFRTDYAGSTLREHLGLAARTPRARVSAESEAASWA; this is encoded by the coding sequence ATGACCAAGCCCCGCAAGCAGATCCATCTCGCCGCACACTTCCCGGGCGTGAACAACACCACGGTGTGGAGTGACCCACGATCGGGTAGCCACATCGAATTCGAGTCGTTCCGCCGGTTCGCACAGATCGCCGAGCGGGCAAGATTCGACTTCATCTTTCTGGCCGAGGGCCTGCGACTGCGCGAGCAGAACGGGAAGATCTATGACCTCGACGTCGTCGGTCGCCCGGACACGTTCGGCATCCTCACCGCCCTGGCTGCCGTCACCGACCACATCGGCCTCACCGGCACCATCAACTCCACCTTCAACGAGCCGTACGACGTGGCGCGGCAGTTCGCCAGCCTGGACCACCTGTCCAACGGCCGGGCGGCCTGGAACGTGGTCACCTCCTGGGACGCCTTCACCGGCGAGAACTTCCGCCGTGGCGGGTTTCTGGCCCAGGAGCAGCGGTACGAGCGGGCCCAGCGGTTCCTGAACGCCACCGTCGAGCTGTTCGACTCTTGGGTGGGTGATGAGATCCTTGCCGACAAGGTCTCGGGTCAATTCCTCACCCACGGCCACCCGGGCGGATTCTCCGTGCGCGACAACCACTTCGATATCCACGGCAATTTCAACGTGCCGCGCAGTCCGCAGGGCCGGCCAGTCATCTTCCAGGCCGGCGATTCCGACGCCGGCCGGGAGTTCGCCGCCGAGTCCGCGGACGCCATCTTCACTCGGCACGGCACCCTGGGGGCCGGGCAGGCGTTCTACGCGGACATCAAGGGTCGGCTGGCCAAGTTCAATCGGCGTCACGAGGAGCTGCTGGTGCTACCCGCGGCGACCTTCATCCTGGGCGACACCGATGCCGAGGCCCAGGAGTACGCCGCGCAGGTTCGTCGACAGCAGGTCAGCGGACAGACGGCCATCAAGTTCGCCGAGCAGCTCTGGAACCGCGACCTGAGCGCCTACGACCCCGACGGCCCGCTGCCCGAGGTCGACCCCTTGGTCGGCGAGAACACCATCGCCAAGGGGCGAGCCAGCGTCCGCATGAACGCCGACCCAATCGCAGTGGCCCACGAGTGGCGCGAACTCGCAGTGGCCAAGGCCCTTTCGCTCCGGGACGTCGTGGTCGAGAAGACCGCCCGGCAGAACTTCATCGGAACCCCGGCGACCGTGGCCGCCGCCATCGACCAGTACGTCCAGGCGGACGCCAGCGACGGGTTCATTCTGGTCCCGCACATCACCCCGGACGGGCTGAGCGAATTCGCCGACAAAGTCGTCCCGATCCTGCAGGAACGCGGGGTGTTCCGCACTGACTACGCCGGGTCTACCCTTCGTGAGCACCTCGGTCTGGCCGCTCGGACGCCCCGGGCGCGGGTCTCTGCAGAGTCTGAGGCAGCATCGTGGGCGTGA
- a CDS encoding LLM class flavin-dependent oxidoreductase codes for MSSPLHLAIALEGAGWHPAAWREPSARPADLFGADYWLDLVALAERGLADFLTIEDSFSLDATGLSTDEDDTNQVRGRLDAVLIADRVAPTTRHIGLVPTVLATHTEPFHISKAIATLDHVSTGRGGVRVQVSARAAEAAHVGRRQLPLITQENYFEPAAQQALSVLLDEATDFVEVIRRLWDSWEDNAEIRDVTTGRFIDRDKIHYIDFQGQFFSVKGPSIVPRPPQGQPLVTALAHSPIVYRFAARSADVVFVTPADTQSARRILDEVRTELRGVGRPEGELAVYADVVVFLDSPTETGEARRARLDALSGAPYVSDAYIFAGSAGDLADLLLAWQSIGYTGFRLRPGTLPDDLTAITEDLVPELQSRGAFRTEYESDTLRGLLGLGRPTNRYAVPAPITGRV; via the coding sequence ATGTCATCACCTCTCCATCTGGCCATCGCCCTCGAGGGAGCCGGATGGCATCCGGCTGCCTGGCGTGAACCGTCGGCCCGTCCGGCTGACCTGTTCGGAGCCGACTACTGGCTCGATCTGGTCGCTCTGGCCGAGCGTGGTCTGGCCGACTTCCTCACCATCGAGGACTCTTTCTCCCTGGATGCCACCGGCCTGTCGACCGACGAGGACGACACCAATCAGGTCCGCGGTCGGCTGGATGCCGTGTTGATCGCGGACCGGGTGGCCCCGACGACACGACACATCGGCCTGGTGCCGACGGTGCTGGCCACACACACCGAGCCGTTCCACATCTCCAAGGCCATCGCCACCCTCGACCACGTCAGTACCGGCCGAGGGGGCGTGCGGGTGCAGGTATCGGCCCGAGCGGCCGAGGCCGCGCACGTCGGCCGCCGGCAGCTCCCCCTGATCACCCAGGAGAACTATTTCGAACCGGCGGCCCAGCAGGCTCTCTCGGTTCTGCTCGACGAGGCGACGGACTTCGTCGAGGTGATCCGCCGGCTGTGGGACAGCTGGGAGGACAACGCCGAGATCCGTGACGTCACCACCGGACGGTTCATCGACCGCGACAAGATCCACTACATCGATTTCCAGGGTCAGTTCTTCTCGGTCAAGGGACCGTCGATCGTGCCGCGCCCGCCTCAGGGCCAACCGCTGGTGACCGCGTTGGCCCACTCACCGATCGTCTACCGGTTCGCCGCCCGCAGCGCCGATGTCGTCTTCGTCACCCCGGCCGACACCCAGAGCGCGCGCCGGATCCTGGACGAGGTCCGGACGGAGCTCAGGGGCGTCGGCCGCCCGGAGGGCGAACTAGCCGTCTACGCCGATGTCGTGGTCTTCCTGGATTCGCCGACCGAGACCGGCGAGGCGAGAAGAGCTCGATTGGACGCCCTCTCGGGTGCGCCCTACGTTTCCGACGCGTACATCTTCGCCGGTTCGGCCGGTGATTTAGCGGATCTGCTCCTGGCCTGGCAGTCGATCGGCTACACCGGCTTCCGGCTGCGTCCCGGAACTCTCCCGGACGACCTGACCGCCATCACCGAGGACCTGGTTCCCGAACTCCAGTCTCGTGGCGCCTTCCGCACCGAGTACGAATCCGACACCCTCCGCGGGCTGCTGGGTCTGGGCCGCCCGACAAACCGCTACGCCGTTCCGGCTCCGATCACAGGAAGGGTCTGA
- a CDS encoding putative leader peptide, translating to MKAQASTGLAAIAHVVARLRSLLGVSRRHVDLQRVSSALCKA from the coding sequence ATGAAAGCCCAGGCCAGTACCGGTCTTGCGGCAATCGCCCACGTCGTGGCGCGGTTGCGGTCACTGTTGGGCGTCTCACGTCGTCACGTCGATCTCCAGCGGGTCTCCAGCGCGCTCTGTAAGGCCTGA
- a CDS encoding amino acid ABC transporter permease, with product MSTTPLEKNVTSAPPTLATSAARPKTALQRVIPLRHPGRWIAIAVVVVIFAQFGHGLITNPFYQWSRFRYWFLRPVILDGLVVTLQVAAYSAVLGLIGGIILAVGRSSRNPLLSGLSWLYIWVFRSIPLIVVLIFVYNFSALYPRLSFGVPFGPAFFSVDESKLFSYMAIAVIGLSLNEAAYAAEVVRSGLLSVDQGQLEAATALGMSKGRTFRRVQLPQALRTIVPSYVNQLIGLIKGTSIVFYVSLLDLFGQVETMGSTYPEDIIPLLMVATVWYLVLTTVLSVVQYYVERAYSKGALRTMPLTPLQKARKSVTDLRARFRDSSDASRFGVTQ from the coding sequence TTGTCCACCACTCCGCTCGAAAAGAATGTGACGAGCGCCCCGCCGACGCTCGCCACGTCAGCTGCGAGACCGAAAACGGCTCTGCAGCGAGTGATTCCGCTGCGCCATCCGGGCCGGTGGATCGCCATCGCCGTTGTCGTGGTGATCTTCGCCCAGTTCGGTCACGGGCTCATCACCAACCCGTTCTACCAGTGGTCCCGCTTCCGCTACTGGTTCCTCCGGCCGGTCATCCTCGACGGGCTGGTGGTCACCCTGCAGGTGGCCGCCTACAGTGCCGTCCTCGGGCTGATCGGCGGCATCATCCTGGCCGTCGGGCGATCGTCGAGGAATCCGCTGCTGTCCGGCCTGTCCTGGCTGTACATCTGGGTGTTCCGATCCATTCCGCTGATCGTCGTGTTGATCTTCGTGTACAACTTCAGCGCGCTCTATCCGCGGTTGTCGTTCGGTGTCCCGTTCGGGCCGGCGTTCTTCTCCGTCGACGAGTCGAAGCTGTTCTCCTACATGGCGATCGCGGTCATCGGGCTCAGTCTGAACGAAGCGGCCTACGCGGCCGAGGTAGTCCGGTCGGGGCTGCTCTCGGTGGACCAGGGACAGCTCGAGGCAGCCACCGCGCTCGGTATGTCCAAGGGGCGGACCTTCCGGCGCGTCCAACTCCCGCAGGCCCTGCGCACCATCGTGCCGTCCTATGTCAATCAGCTGATCGGTCTGATCAAGGGCACCTCGATCGTGTTCTACGTGTCCCTGCTCGATCTGTTCGGGCAGGTCGAGACCATGGGGAGTACCTACCCGGAGGACATCATCCCGCTGCTGATGGTGGCCACCGTCTGGTATCTCGTCCTGACCACGGTCCTGTCGGTCGTGCAGTACTACGTGGAACGGGCCTACTCCAAGGGTGCCCTCCGCACCATGCCGCTGACGCCGCTGCAGAAGGCCCGAAAGAGCGTGACCGACCTGCGGGCCCGATTCCGCGATTCGTCCGACGCCTCCCGATTCGGCGTGACCCAGTGA
- a CDS encoding amino acid ABC transporter ATP-binding protein: MTRADAVLNATAVTEHPPVVEIVNAHKAYGANQVLDGIDLAIAKGTVTVILGPSGSGKSTLLRAINHLERLDVGYVAVHGEPIGVKRHGQRLKELPERAILKQRAKIGFVFQNFNLFPHLTVLENITEAPVAHRLKSVSEARRSAENLLARVGLADKAEAYPRQLSGGQQQRVAIARALALEPELILFDEPTSALDPELVGEVLSVIKDLASTGTTLVVVTHEIGFAREVADRVIFLDRGKIVEQGTPAGVLDNPSTPRCRDFLDKVLS; this comes from the coding sequence GTGACGCGGGCCGACGCTGTGCTGAATGCAACGGCCGTCACCGAACATCCACCGGTGGTCGAGATCGTCAACGCGCACAAGGCGTACGGCGCCAATCAGGTGTTGGACGGCATCGATCTGGCGATCGCCAAGGGGACCGTCACGGTCATCCTCGGCCCGTCCGGTTCGGGCAAGTCGACCTTGCTCCGCGCGATCAACCATCTGGAGCGGCTCGACGTCGGGTACGTCGCCGTGCACGGTGAACCGATCGGGGTGAAGCGCCACGGGCAGCGCCTGAAGGAACTGCCCGAGCGAGCCATCCTGAAGCAGCGGGCCAAGATCGGTTTCGTGTTCCAGAACTTCAACCTCTTCCCGCATCTGACCGTGCTGGAGAACATCACCGAGGCGCCGGTGGCGCACAGGTTGAAGTCGGTGTCCGAGGCCAGGAGGAGCGCCGAGAATCTGCTGGCCAGGGTCGGTCTGGCCGACAAGGCCGAGGCCTACCCGCGGCAGCTGTCCGGCGGCCAGCAGCAGCGGGTGGCCATCGCCCGGGCCCTGGCGCTGGAGCCGGAGTTGATCCTGTTCGACGAGCCGACGTCGGCCCTGGACCCGGAGCTGGTGGGCGAAGTGCTCTCCGTCATCAAGGATCTCGCCAGCACCGGAACCACGCTCGTCGTCGTGACCCACGAGATCGGCTTCGCCCGTGAGGTGGCCGACCGGGTGATATTCCTCGACCGCGGGAAGATCGTGGAGCAGGGCACGCCGGCCGGGGTACTCGACAATCCTTCGACCCCGCGTTGCCGTGATTTCCTGGACAAGGTCCTTTCCTGA
- a CDS encoding ABC transporter substrate-binding protein — translation MSFTRSRLLPSLGVGAVLASLLAAAACGSSSSSAAPGASSGSVSAAAGQSVVTAASESTDVAIAQHTNGAGTATTITVPTVASIRAELPASIRESGKLVIGQGALPAGFPPLSFIGDDQKTLTGSEPDLGRLIAAVYGLQPEIVNATWDNLFVGIDSGKTDVGISNITDTETRKQKYDFASYRQDNLGFEVNKSSTWNFNGNYQNLAGKTVAVASGTNQEKILLEWQAELKAEGKSLDVKYYPTQAAVNLALSSGKIDIYFGPNPGIAYHVKGDASGPNPTRNAGTHSGAGATLQGLIAATTKKGNGLARPLADAINYLIKNGQYAKWLAAYNLSNEAVPTSLVNPPGLPKTNS, via the coding sequence ATGTCGTTCACCCGTTCCCGCCTCCTCCCATCGCTCGGAGTCGGCGCCGTGCTGGCTTCCCTGTTGGCCGCTGCCGCGTGCGGCTCGTCGAGCAGCAGCGCCGCCCCCGGCGCCAGCTCCGGGTCCGTGAGCGCCGCGGCCGGCCAGAGTGTGGTCACCGCGGCCTCCGAATCCACCGACGTCGCCATCGCGCAGCACACCAATGGCGCCGGCACGGCGACCACCATCACCGTTCCGACCGTCGCTTCGATCCGCGCCGAGCTTCCAGCCTCCATTCGGGAGAGCGGCAAGCTGGTCATCGGCCAGGGGGCCTTGCCGGCCGGCTTCCCGCCGCTGTCCTTCATCGGTGACGATCAGAAGACGCTGACCGGGTCGGAACCCGACCTCGGCCGGCTGATCGCCGCGGTGTACGGCCTACAACCGGAGATCGTCAACGCCACCTGGGACAACCTGTTCGTCGGAATCGACAGTGGGAAGACCGACGTCGGCATCTCCAACATCACCGATACCGAGACCCGCAAGCAGAAGTACGACTTCGCCTCCTATCGTCAGGACAACCTGGGGTTCGAGGTGAACAAGAGCAGCACCTGGAATTTCAACGGCAATTACCAGAACCTGGCCGGAAAGACAGTGGCCGTCGCCTCGGGCACCAACCAGGAGAAGATCCTGCTCGAATGGCAGGCCGAGCTCAAGGCCGAGGGGAAATCGCTGGACGTGAAGTACTACCCGACGCAGGCGGCGGTGAACCTGGCCCTCTCCTCCGGCAAGATCGACATCTACTTCGGCCCCAACCCGGGTATCGCCTATCACGTCAAGGGTGATGCGAGCGGCCCGAACCCGACCCGCAACGCCGGAACGCACTCCGGCGCCGGCGCCACTCTGCAGGGCCTGATCGCCGCGACCACGAAGAAGGGCAACGGCCTGGCGCGGCCGCTGGCCGACGCGATCAACTACCTGATCAAGAACGGCCAGTATGCGAAGTGGCTGGCCGCCTACAACCTGTCGAACGAAGCGGTCCCGACCTCACTCGTGAACCCGCCCGGACTGCCGAAGACCAACAGCTGA
- a CDS encoding FAD-dependent oxidoreductase, with translation MATRSTRQHIVVVGGGAMGSAAAWRLAVDGYRVTLLEQFEPGHVRGASHGSSRIFRHAYADRRYVELAARAAALWAELEEADGTRLLSWTGAVDHGDPAAVQGLAKVLGDAGLAYQILSPQAAAQHWPGLRFDTVVLHHAAAGRVDADRAVAVLQRRAAAAGAHVIHRSTARRLTVGRLGAEVVLDSATIKADQVVVAAGAWTSDLLGELIALPPLRTTREQPAHFPPIDPNLVWPSFIHHPGSDLRAEGIYGLGSADGIKIGEHGTGPVVHPDTRTFDPDPIVTDRLIGYAAEWLPGVNPTLPAPVTCLYTTTPDGNFIVDRVGPITVAAGFSGHGFKFTPAIGDLISGLVSGNIRTPDLFSLNRFSGDKPVPARSA, from the coding sequence ATGGCCACGCGGTCGACACGGCAACACATCGTGGTGGTGGGTGGTGGGGCCATGGGCTCGGCCGCCGCCTGGCGGCTCGCGGTTGACGGATACCGGGTGACGTTGCTGGAGCAGTTCGAACCGGGACACGTGCGCGGAGCCAGCCACGGAAGTTCGCGGATCTTCCGGCACGCGTATGCGGACCGTCGCTATGTCGAGCTGGCGGCGCGGGCCGCCGCCTTGTGGGCCGAACTCGAGGAGGCTGACGGCACCCGGTTGCTCAGCTGGACCGGTGCCGTCGACCACGGGGACCCGGCCGCGGTCCAGGGCTTGGCCAAGGTGCTGGGCGACGCCGGCCTTGCGTACCAGATCCTCTCTCCGCAGGCGGCGGCGCAACACTGGCCGGGCCTGCGGTTCGACACCGTCGTGCTGCATCACGCCGCAGCCGGGCGGGTGGACGCTGACCGCGCCGTCGCGGTCCTGCAGCGACGGGCGGCCGCGGCCGGAGCCCACGTCATCCATCGCAGTACCGCGCGCCGGTTGACCGTGGGCCGGCTCGGCGCCGAGGTCGTGCTGGACAGCGCGACGATCAAGGCCGACCAGGTGGTGGTGGCCGCAGGTGCGTGGACCAGCGATCTCCTGGGCGAGCTGATCGCTCTACCCCCACTGCGCACCACTCGGGAGCAGCCGGCCCACTTCCCGCCGATCGATCCGAACCTGGTCTGGCCCAGCTTCATTCACCACCCCGGCTCCGACCTCCGGGCCGAGGGCATCTACGGACTCGGATCGGCTGACGGCATCAAGATCGGTGAGCATGGCACCGGACCGGTGGTCCATCCGGACACCAGGACGTTCGATCCCGACCCGATCGTCACCGACCGGCTGATTGGCTACGCCGCCGAATGGCTGCCGGGAGTAAATCCGACTCTTCCGGCTCCGGTTACCTGCCTCTACACCACCACGCCGGACGGCAATTTCATCGTCGACCGAGTGGGCCCGATCACGGTGGCCGCCGGATTCTCCGGTCACGGCTTCAAATTCACCCCGGCCATCGGCGATCTGATCTCGGGACTGGTATCGGGAAACATCCGGACGCCGGATTTGTTCTCCCTGAACAGATTCTCCGGGGACAAGCCCGTTCCGGCACGGTCAGCATGA